One Candidatus Epulonipiscium sp. genomic region harbors:
- the carB gene encoding carbamoyl-phosphate synthase large subunit encodes MPRDNSIRKVLVIGSGPIIIGQAAEFDYSGTQACQALKEEAIEVVLINSNPATIMTDKEIADKIYIEPLTVEVIEKIIQKEKPDSLLAGMGGQTGLNLAVELFDKGILKKYGINIIGTPIEGIKEGEDREGFKNLMERIGQPLVESEIVTSLEEGINFAKKIGYPLIIRPAYTLGGTGGGIAEDEEELKEILSHGLQLSRVGQVLLEKSIKGWKEIEYEVIRDKHGNCITVCNMENIDPVGVHTGDSIVVAPSQTLSDRENKMLRNAAMDIINAVGIQGGCNVQFALDPDSFEYAVIEINPRVSRSSALASKATGYPIAKVATKIALGYGLDEIQNAVTGITYACSEPTLDYVVIKIPKWPFDKFHGAKRSLGTKMMATGEIMAIGNNFEAAFLKGIRSLEIGQYSLLRKSSARRTLDELKKRVQVPDDERIFDLAEMLRRNYRVEKVCKITGMDSFFVEKIKGIVEQEEKLKQTKVEDLTKEYLYTLKKKGFSDKGIADLLKISPQDIYGLRNKWNIQPVYKMVDTCGGEFDAKSPYYYSTYDKEDEVEVSKNKKVMVIGSGPIRIGQGIEFDYCSVHSVLALKKAGIETIIVNNNPETVSTDFNISDKLYFEPLTEEDVLNIVEKERPDGVILQFGGQTAIKLANFFREMNIPIYGTKPEQIDAAEDREKFEELLEKLDIKRPKGRAVWSLEEGLKEAKELGYPVLVRPSYVLGGQGMEITYHEKELKYYLGDAFERDTKNPVLIDRYLIGREIEVDAICDGKDILIPGIMEHLERAGVHSGDSITMYPSQNISGKIKEKILDYTKRISLALDVIGMVNIQFIEFEDELYIIEVNPRSSRTVPYISKVTGVPVIDIATRVMLGENLRDLGYGINIYKEAELIAVKVPVFSTEKLPMVEVSLGPEMRSTGEVLGVGKTLNEALYKGFMAAGMKIPKEGGTMLATIKPYDQEEFVPIAKAFMKRGCKFMATEGTARLLEKENIPVSEVKKISEGVPNILDITRSGMIDMVINTPTKGNDSKRDGFRIRRAAIEASVDIFTSLDTVKAMLKVMDSSLNIEDVDVYNLGGNHERN; translated from the coding sequence AAAAGTACTCGTTATAGGCTCAGGTCCCATTATAATAGGTCAGGCGGCAGAATTTGACTATTCAGGAACTCAGGCTTGTCAAGCCCTAAAAGAAGAAGCAATAGAAGTTGTTTTGATAAATAGCAATCCTGCGACTATTATGACTGATAAAGAAATTGCAGATAAAATTTATATCGAGCCATTAACAGTAGAAGTAATAGAAAAAATCATACAAAAGGAAAAACCAGATAGTCTTCTTGCAGGGATGGGGGGACAGACAGGGCTTAACTTGGCAGTAGAACTCTTTGATAAAGGAATACTTAAAAAATATGGTATAAATATTATCGGGACACCTATAGAAGGAATAAAAGAAGGGGAAGATAGGGAAGGTTTTAAGAACCTAATGGAAAGAATAGGACAACCCCTTGTTGAAAGTGAAATTGTAACCAGTTTAGAAGAGGGAATAAACTTTGCAAAGAAGATAGGTTATCCTCTTATTATCCGTCCTGCTTATACTTTAGGAGGAACTGGAGGAGGAATAGCAGAGGATGAAGAAGAACTAAAAGAAATATTATCCCATGGATTACAGTTAAGTCGTGTAGGGCAGGTGCTTCTAGAAAAAAGCATAAAGGGTTGGAAAGAAATAGAATACGAGGTAATACGAGATAAACATGGAAATTGTATAACTGTATGTAATATGGAAAACATTGACCCTGTAGGGGTCCACACTGGGGATAGTATTGTTGTTGCCCCTAGTCAGACTCTTTCTGATAGAGAAAACAAAATGCTCAGAAATGCTGCCATGGATATTATTAATGCAGTTGGAATACAAGGGGGATGTAACGTTCAATTTGCTCTAGACCCCGATAGTTTTGAATATGCGGTAATAGAAATAAATCCAAGGGTTAGCCGTTCATCGGCCCTAGCCTCTAAGGCAACAGGATACCCCATAGCAAAGGTAGCAACCAAAATTGCTTTAGGATATGGACTTGATGAGATACAAAATGCAGTAACGGGAATAACTTATGCTTGTTCCGAACCTACTTTGGACTATGTAGTTATCAAGATACCCAAATGGCCTTTTGATAAATTTCATGGGGCAAAACGTTCTCTCGGAACTAAGATGATGGCAACAGGAGAGATTATGGCCATAGGTAATAACTTCGAAGCAGCTTTTCTCAAAGGCATTCGCTCCCTTGAAATAGGACAATATTCCCTATTGCGTAAATCTTCCGCAAGAAGAACCTTAGATGAATTAAAAAAGAGAGTCCAAGTTCCTGATGACGAGAGAATTTTTGATTTGGCTGAGATGCTAAGAAGAAATTACCGTGTAGAAAAAGTATGTAAAATTACAGGAATGGATTCATTTTTTGTAGAAAAAATAAAAGGGATTGTGGAGCAGGAAGAAAAATTAAAGCAAACAAAGGTAGAAGATTTAACAAAAGAATACCTTTATACTTTGAAAAAGAAAGGTTTTTCAGATAAAGGGATTGCTGATTTACTAAAAATAAGCCCTCAAGATATTTATGGCCTCAGAAACAAATGGAATATACAGCCTGTATATAAGATGGTTGATACCTGCGGAGGGGAATTTGATGCTAAATCTCCATATTATTATTCTACTTATGATAAAGAAGATGAGGTAGAAGTTTCCAAAAATAAAAAGGTTATGGTTATAGGCTCAGGACCGATTAGGATAGGCCAAGGTATAGAATTCGACTATTGCTCGGTGCACAGTGTTTTAGCCCTTAAAAAAGCAGGGATAGAGACCATCATTGTAAACAATAATCCAGAAACTGTAAGTACAGATTTTAATATATCGGATAAACTTTATTTTGAACCGTTGACAGAGGAAGATGTGTTAAATATTGTAGAAAAAGAAAGGCCCGATGGGGTTATTTTGCAGTTTGGAGGGCAGACAGCCATAAAACTTGCGAATTTCTTTAGGGAAATGAATATCCCAATCTATGGGACAAAACCCGAACAAATCGATGCTGCAGAGGATAGAGAAAAATTTGAGGAGCTTTTAGAAAAGCTGGATATAAAGCGCCCAAAAGGAAGAGCAGTATGGTCCCTAGAAGAAGGCTTAAAAGAAGCCAAGGAATTAGGGTACCCGGTACTGGTTCGTCCATCTTACGTTCTTGGGGGACAGGGCATGGAAATAACCTACCATGAAAAAGAACTAAAATACTATCTTGGGGATGCTTTTGAACGGGATACTAAAAATCCTGTTCTTATAGACAGATACCTAATAGGTAGAGAGATAGAAGTTGATGCAATTTGTGATGGGAAAGATATATTAATACCAGGGATAATGGAGCATTTAGAAAGAGCTGGGGTTCACTCAGGAGACAGTATTACCATGTACCCAAGCCAAAATATTTCAGGTAAAATAAAAGAAAAGATTCTCGATTACACAAAAAGAATTTCCTTAGCTTTAGACGTTATAGGAATGGTAAACATACAATTTATAGAATTTGAAGACGAACTTTATATAATAGAGGTAAACCCCCGTTCAAGTCGTACGGTTCCCTATATTAGCAAGGTAACAGGGGTGCCAGTAATAGATATTGCCACTAGGGTAATGTTAGGCGAGAACTTAAGGGACTTGGGATATGGGATTAATATATATAAAGAGGCGGAACTTATAGCAGTAAAGGTTCCTGTCTTTTCCACTGAAAAGCTACCTATGGTAGAAGTGAGCCTAGGACCTGAAATGCGTTCTACGGGAGAAGTCCTAGGGGTTGGAAAGACTTTAAATGAGGCTTTATACAAAGGATTTATGGCAGCTGGCATGAAGATACCAAAAGAAGGGGGTACAATGTTAGCAACTATTAAACCTTATGACCAGGAGGAATTTGTGCCTATTGCTAAAGCTTTCATGAAAAGAGGATGCAAGTTTATGGCGACGGAAGGAACGGCAAGGCTTTTAGAAAAGGAAAATATCCCTGTATCAGAAGTTAAAAAAATTAGTGAAGGGGTACCTAATATATTGGACATTACAAGAAGTGGTATGATTGATATGGTCATTAACACACCTACTAAAGGAAATGATTCTAAAAGAGATGGATTTAGGATAAGAAGGGCAGCTATAGAGGCTTCAGTAGATATATTTACTTCCCTAGATACGGTAAAGGCAATGTTAAAAGTTATGGACTCTAGCCTAAATATAGAAGACGTAGATGTATATAACTTAGGAGGGAACCATGAAAGAAATTAA
- a CDS encoding TIGR02206 family membrane protein — protein sequence MRNFFGESYIGKPFEIFSSYHILLISIIFISCIIIYLSKNKLRKEKVNTCFRYTIGTILLLEQSLLYLWYHINNSWTSSISLPLNLCEAAVILSIFLLITKSYLLYEILYFWGMTGVLAAIITPDINGYNHTHFIFYHFFITHGLVIISVLFMTFVNKYRPKAISIIKVMGITNSYMVFVAFINIITGGNYLFICSKPQSASIMDYLGPWPLYIISLEIVALIGFTLLYLPFSSIGIQVIHFLKNLLSL from the coding sequence ATGAGGAATTTTTTTGGAGAGAGTTATATAGGAAAACCCTTTGAAATATTCTCAAGCTATCATATTTTGCTTATAAGTATTATTTTTATCAGTTGTATTATAATATATTTATCTAAAAATAAATTAAGAAAAGAAAAGGTAAATACTTGTTTTAGATATACCATAGGTACTATTCTCCTTCTAGAACAGAGCTTATTATACCTATGGTATCATATAAATAATTCATGGACATCCTCAATATCCCTCCCCTTAAATCTTTGCGAAGCAGCAGTTATTCTTTCTATTTTCCTACTGATTACTAAGTCATATTTACTATATGAAATATTATATTTTTGGGGTATGACTGGAGTATTAGCAGCAATTATAACCCCAGATATAAATGGATATAACCATACCCATTTTATTTTTTATCATTTTTTTATAACCCATGGTCTAGTAATAATATCAGTATTATTTATGACATTTGTAAATAAATACAGACCTAAAGCCATTTCGATCATAAAAGTTATGGGTATAACAAATAGTTATATGGTTTTTGTAGCATTTATAAACATTATTACTGGCGGAAACTATCTTTTTATTTGCAGCAAACCGCAGTCAGCATCGATTATGGATTATCTAGGACCATGGCCTCTGTACATAATTTCTTTAGAGATAGTAGCATTAATCGGGTTTACCCTGCTCTATCTGCCTTTTAGCAGTATCGGCATACAGGTTATACATTTTTTAAAAAATCTATTATCTCTTTAA
- a CDS encoding dihydroorotate dehydrogenase: MNKNLDLRVNIAGIELKNPITTASGTFASGREYGEFIDLNKLGAVTVKGVASIPWKGNAPPRIAETYGGMLNSVGLQNPGVDEFIKTDIPFLRRYDTKIIVNIAGRTIAEYCEVAEKLSSEDIDLIELNISCPNVKEGGVAFGTDPMMAEEVTREVKKHSKHPVIVKLSPNVTDITEIAKATIKGGADALSLINTLIGMAVDIHKRKPILANTVGGFSGPAIKPVALRMVYQVAKAVSIPIIGMGGIQSGEDAMEFIMAGATGIAVGTANFRNPRATMDVLDGIKEYMNQYGIKSLEEIRGIL; the protein is encoded by the coding sequence ATGAATAAAAATCTAGATTTGAGAGTTAATATTGCTGGGATAGAACTAAAAAACCCCATAACTACAGCTTCAGGAACTTTCGCCTCTGGTAGGGAGTATGGAGAGTTTATAGATTTAAATAAATTAGGGGCCGTTACAGTAAAAGGGGTGGCAAGTATCCCATGGAAAGGTAATGCTCCCCCAAGGATTGCAGAAACTTATGGGGGCATGCTAAATAGTGTGGGATTACAAAATCCCGGGGTAGATGAGTTTATAAAAACAGATATTCCATTTCTTAGAAGGTACGATACGAAAATTATAGTGAATATAGCAGGAAGAACCATAGCCGAATATTGCGAAGTAGCAGAAAAACTATCCTCTGAAGATATAGATTTAATAGAGCTTAATATATCCTGTCCTAATGTAAAAGAAGGAGGCGTAGCCTTCGGGACAGATCCAATGATGGCAGAAGAAGTTACAAGGGAGGTAAAAAAACATTCTAAGCATCCCGTTATAGTAAAACTTAGTCCCAATGTAACTGATATAACAGAAATAGCAAAGGCAACTATAAAAGGGGGAGCAGATGCTCTATCCCTAATTAATACCCTTATTGGGATGGCAGTAGATATCCATAAAAGAAAACCAATACTTGCTAATACCGTAGGAGGGTTTTCGGGACCTGCCATAAAACCCGTAGCACTTAGGATGGTATACCAAGTAGCTAAAGCTGTATCTATTCCTATAATCGGGATGGGGGGCATACAGAGCGGAGAAGATGCTATGGAATTTATTATGGCGGGAGCAACCGGTATTGCTGTAGGAACCGCTAATTTTAGAAATCCAAGGGCAACAATGGATGTACTTGATGGTATTAAAGAATATATGAATCAATATGGCATCAAATCCTTAGAAGAAATCCGAGGTATTTTATAA
- a CDS encoding dihydroorotate dehydrogenase electron transfer subunit, whose protein sequence is MKEINKLVIIQNKEIAPNMYSMILDAKEITDKAKPGQFINIYSRGEARLLPRPISICEINKKEGTIKLIYAVAGKGTEEFSKILAGEKIEVLGPLGNGFMIDNNKTKNIVIGGGVGTPPLLELVKNLKGQIDIYLGYRTDPILIEEFKKYSKEVHVATEDGSVGLKGNVLELMKKNNAEGEIIYSCGPKPMLRAVSNWAKEKNIPMQVSLEERMACGIGACVGCVCKTKAKDDTDWEHKRVCKDGPVFWSNEVIWDE, encoded by the coding sequence ATGAAAGAAATTAATAAACTAGTTATAATACAAAACAAAGAAATAGCGCCTAATATGTATAGTATGATTTTGGATGCTAAAGAAATTACAGACAAGGCTAAACCGGGACAATTTATCAATATATACTCCAGGGGGGAGGCAAGACTTCTTCCAAGGCCGATTAGTATATGTGAGATAAATAAAAAAGAAGGCACAATAAAACTAATATATGCAGTGGCAGGAAAAGGAACCGAAGAATTTTCTAAAATTTTAGCAGGGGAAAAAATAGAAGTTTTAGGCCCCTTGGGAAATGGCTTTATGATTGATAATAACAAGACAAAAAATATTGTAATAGGGGGAGGGGTGGGGACTCCCCCGCTCCTCGAATTAGTAAAAAATCTAAAAGGGCAAATAGATATTTATTTGGGTTATAGAACAGACCCTATATTAATAGAAGAATTTAAAAAATATAGTAAAGAAGTCCATGTAGCAACGGAGGACGGTTCAGTAGGTCTTAAGGGAAATGTTTTAGAATTGATGAAAAAGAACAATGCAGAAGGTGAAATAATTTACAGTTGTGGTCCTAAACCAATGCTAAGGGCAGTATCTAACTGGGCAAAAGAAAAAAATATTCCCATGCAAGTTTCCCTAGAAGAAAGAATGGCATGTGGGATCGGAGCCTGTGTAGGTTGCGTATGTAAAACAAAGGCTAAAGATGATACTGATTGGGAACATAAAAGGGTATGTAAAGATGGTCCCGTATTTTGGAGCAATGAGGTGATATGGGATGAATAA
- a CDS encoding glycoside hydrolase family 95 protein has product MKLWYENPAEDWNEALPIGCGNLGGMIFGQVQREIIQLNEDTLWSGGGGVDRHNPDARRYLDDIRGFIIKGEIEKAEELEKMAMFSTPANERVYQPLGDLYIDFLNHEKAEEYERQLDIEKAIAKVSYRIGDITYTRKFFASYKHKIIAVHISADKKESISFITNLDRGINIDYNKAIKPNGLEMGGESQGEKGIKFCAKLKVIPEGGTLRTMGDRIYLNNANSALILLTARTDYWGDKPSDWCDEILEIAGRLSFKNLQEEHIKDYTSLFDRVNLKLNREDKYKNIPTDKRLLRFKDSQDDFGLIETYFQYGRYLLIAGSRKGSLPCNLQGIWNKDMDPPWGSKYTININTEMNYWPAESCNLSECHSPLFELIEKMRPSGRKSAELMYGARGFMCHHNTDIWGDTAPQDHYMPATIWPMGAAWLTLHLWEHYSFTCDKVFLAKAYDTMREAALFFVDYLIENEEGYLVTCPSVSPENTYILPNGQKGNICIGPSMDSQIIYDLFTACIKTNEILNLEDDFIDEILILRDRLPKPEIGKYGQVKEWAIDYDEAEPGHRHISHLFGLYPSNQITEKDRDLFKAARRTLERRLEHGGGHTGWSRAWIINMWARLKDGELAYKNLRQLLIKSTLANLFDTHPPFQIDGNFGGTAGIAEMLLQSHGGKLAFLPAIPSVFKEGYVKGLCARGGFTVDIEWKDNKPVKIQIHSKAGNTCHMQIDGKVKVLDGQNEVYAYPSGDRIISFETKKGLTYIIE; this is encoded by the coding sequence ATGAAGCTTTGGTATGAGAATCCTGCAGAGGATTGGAATGAGGCTCTGCCTATTGGTTGCGGAAACTTGGGTGGAATGATTTTTGGACAAGTTCAAAGAGAAATTATACAATTAAATGAAGATACCTTATGGAGCGGGGGAGGAGGGGTAGATAGGCATAACCCAGATGCAAGGAGATATCTTGATGATATTAGAGGTTTTATAATAAAAGGTGAAATTGAAAAAGCAGAGGAGTTAGAAAAAATGGCAATGTTCTCTACTCCTGCCAATGAAAGGGTATACCAGCCCTTAGGAGATTTGTATATTGACTTTTTAAACCATGAAAAGGCAGAAGAGTATGAACGTCAATTAGATATAGAAAAGGCAATTGCTAAAGTTTCTTATAGGATTGGGGATATAACCTATACTAGAAAGTTTTTTGCTTCATATAAACATAAAATAATAGCTGTACATATATCTGCTGATAAAAAAGAGAGTATTTCTTTTATTACAAACTTAGATAGGGGTATCAATATTGATTATAACAAAGCTATAAAACCGAATGGGCTAGAGATGGGAGGAGAAAGCCAAGGAGAAAAAGGGATTAAGTTTTGCGCTAAACTTAAAGTAATCCCTGAGGGGGGAACTCTTAGGACTATGGGAGATAGGATTTATCTTAATAATGCTAATTCTGCCCTAATACTCTTAACTGCAAGAACTGATTACTGGGGAGATAAACCTAGTGATTGGTGTGATGAAATTTTAGAGATTGCAGGCAGACTAAGTTTTAAAAACCTTCAGGAAGAACATATTAAAGATTATACTTCTTTATTTGATAGGGTTAACTTAAAGCTAAATAGGGAAGATAAATACAAGAACATTCCTACGGATAAAAGATTATTAAGATTTAAAGATAGTCAGGATGATTTCGGGCTTATCGAGACCTATTTTCAATACGGAAGATATCTCTTGATAGCTGGGAGTAGAAAAGGAAGTTTACCCTGTAATTTACAAGGAATTTGGAATAAAGATATGGATCCCCCATGGGGTTCGAAATATACTATTAATATTAATACAGAGATGAACTATTGGCCAGCTGAAAGTTGCAATTTATCAGAATGTCATAGTCCGCTTTTTGAGTTAATTGAAAAGATGAGACCCTCAGGGAGAAAAAGTGCCGAGCTTATGTACGGGGCTAGGGGTTTTATGTGCCATCATAATACGGATATTTGGGGAGATACTGCCCCCCAGGACCATTATATGCCAGCAACTATATGGCCTATGGGAGCGGCATGGCTTACCCTTCATTTGTGGGAACATTATAGTTTTACCTGTGATAAGGTGTTTTTAGCAAAGGCTTATGACACCATGAGGGAAGCAGCACTGTTTTTCGTGGATTATCTTATTGAAAACGAAGAAGGTTACCTTGTTACATGTCCATCAGTTTCCCCGGAAAATACTTATATACTACCCAATGGGCAAAAGGGGAATATATGTATAGGTCCCTCTATGGATAGCCAGATAATTTATGATTTATTTACTGCTTGCATTAAAACCAATGAAATCCTAAATCTAGAAGATGACTTCATAGATGAAATATTAATCTTACGAGATAGATTGCCAAAACCGGAAATTGGGAAATACGGACAAGTAAAAGAATGGGCTATAGATTATGATGAAGCGGAACCAGGGCACCGTCATATATCCCATTTATTCGGGTTATATCCTTCAAATCAAATCACAGAAAAAGATAGGGACCTTTTTAAAGCAGCAAGAAGGACCTTAGAAAGACGGCTAGAACATGGAGGTGGCCATACAGGTTGGAGTAGGGCTTGGATTATAAATATGTGGGCGAGACTAAAAGACGGGGAATTAGCCTATAAAAATCTAAGGCAACTTCTTATAAAATCTACTTTGGCTAATTTATTCGATACTCATCCACCATTCCAAATAGATGGAAATTTTGGGGGAACTGCAGGAATTGCAGAAATGCTCCTTCAAAGTCATGGAGGTAAACTTGCATTTTTACCTGCTATACCCTCTGTATTTAAGGAGGGGTATGTTAAAGGATTATGTGCTAGGGGAGGTTTTACAGTAGATATCGAATGGAAAGACAATAAGCCGGTAAAAATACAAATACATTCTAAGGCGGGAAACACATGTCATATGCAAATAGACGGGAAAGTAAAAGTGTTAGATGGCCAAAATGAAGTATACGCATATCCAAGTGGAGATAGAATTATTTCTTTCGAGACAAAGAAAGGCTTAACTTATATAATAGAATGA
- a CDS encoding orotate phosphoribosyltransferase, whose product MLNKNRVIEILKKTEVLQEGHFLLTSGKHSNQYMQCAKILQYPNYAEEIAKGLAEEFKNDKIDIVIGPAIGGIIIAYELAKQLQTKNLFAERDNGKMTLRRGFTIPKGARVLVAEDVITTGGSVFEVIDVVKEQGGEVAGVAVLVDRSNGKVDFNTKLRAALTVEVLAYEEVECPMCKDGKIPLVKPGSRNIKQ is encoded by the coding sequence ATGTTAAATAAAAATCGTGTAATAGAGATTCTAAAGAAAACCGAAGTTCTTCAAGAAGGACACTTCCTACTAACTTCAGGTAAACATAGTAACCAGTATATGCAATGTGCAAAAATTTTACAATATCCAAATTATGCGGAAGAAATAGCAAAAGGTCTAGCTGAGGAGTTCAAAAATGATAAAATAGACATAGTAATAGGACCTGCCATAGGCGGAATAATCATAGCCTACGAATTGGCAAAACAATTACAAACAAAGAACCTATTTGCAGAAAGAGATAACGGGAAAATGACCCTAAGAAGAGGTTTTACCATTCCCAAAGGAGCAAGAGTATTAGTAGCCGAAGATGTTATAACAACAGGGGGATCCGTTTTTGAAGTAATTGACGTTGTAAAAGAGCAGGGAGGAGAAGTGGCAGGAGTTGCCGTGTTAGTAGATAGAAGCAATGGGAAAGTAGACTTTAATACAAAACTTAGGGCAGCCCTAACAGTTGAAGTATTAGCCTATGAAGAAGTGGAATGCCCAATGTGTAAAGATGGAAAAATCCCTCTAGTTAAACCAGGCAGCCGTAATATTAAACAATAA